The following nucleotide sequence is from Melioribacteraceae bacterium.
CTTGATCCCCGCATTGGAAAATCCCCGCATGGGACTTTCAAGTCATCTCGAAGGTACGCTTAACGGAATGTTATTAGTAATATTTGGTGTGATCTGGGTGAGACTTAACTTGTCTGATCGCGCACAAAAATATGCTTTCAACTTGGCACTATTCGGAACATACATAAATTGGTTTACGACTTTGATGGCAGCTTTATGGGGTGCGGGTTCGGAGATGATGCCGATTGCCGGTGGAGGACTTCAAGGTAGTGATATTCAAGAAATATTAATCAAAATCGGATTGATCAGTTTATCGATTGCCATACTTGCTTCAAGTGGAATTATTCTTTATGGTACTAGAGGAAATGAACCAAAATATTAAATTGTGATCTTGTCAGTAACAAAATATCTTTAATGTATAATAAAATTTGTATTTAGAGGTTTCAATGAAAAAAATTACCATTCTCTTCTTTACAATTATTCTTTTCGTACAAACAAATCTTACAGCACAAACTTATGAAGAGTTAACTAAACTTGATGATTTCTCAATCGATGTTTATTTCAGTCCCGGCAATGAAGAGCGAACTAACATAATTGCAAATAGGTGTGATAGCGCAATAAAATATATCAAAGATTTAATAGGATTCGAACCGAAAGTTAGCCTCCTTGTCTTAAATCCCGAACATTGGAAAAAGTATGCGACATTTCCGGTTTACGGAATGCCTCATTATCTTGGAAATAAATCTCTGGTTGTAGCATCGGATGATAATGATTTCTGGAGAAGTTTTTTACCACCTTTGGAACAGCTTCCTAAAGAACTTGCGGACAGAATAAAAGATACATATAGTTTAGATGACGGAACAATAAGTATGAAGGCATTTTTTGATTTGCTGGCTTTACATGAACTCGGACATGGTTTTCATTTGCAAGCCGGTTTAAAGATGCAGCGATTATGGATGCAAGAATTTTTCAGTAATTTATTGCTTCATACATATATGGCAGAAAATGAACCGGAAAACTTACCCGCAGTTGAAGTATTTACGGAAATGGTTGTTGCAGCCGGTTCAAGCGAATATCAATTTACTTCATTAGCCGATTTTGAAAAAATGTACGACTCAATGGATCCGAAAAATTATGGATGGTATCAAAGCAAACTGACTGTCGCTGCTAAGAATGTTTACAATTCCGGTGGTAAAGATATTTTGGTAAAACTTTGGCATGCGCTTAAGAATAACCAAAGTAAAATGAATGATGAGGAACTAGCAGTTTTGTTAAGAAATGAAGTGCATGAAAAAGTTGCTAAGATTTTAACCGATTGGTAATTGTAGCTTTGCGATAGATTTAATGATCGTTGTTATAATCCAATTTACGGATTATTAATTTTATCCATTCATCATTATTGATTTGTTGAGATTCGAGTTGTTCGACAAGTTCTTCAATCGTATTCTTATTTTTGAGTTCTTTTTCTGTCAGCATTGCCAATAATATTGAAGGAGTTTTTAATAACTTATCTGAACCTAAAATCTTCTCAAATGAATCAAAATCCATTTTAGAATTTTCTCTCAATTGTCTGATAACGTACGCGACCTCGAAGGGATTAGTTCTTCCGAATATAAATTCTTCAATTATTTTTTTAACAAAATCCGGTATCAATTCTTTTTCTACTTCTGATATGTCCAACCATAATTTGTAAACTCTTCTTTTATTATTCTTTGCCGTAGATGTGAAATAAAAATAAATCTCACCACGTTTCATCTTTTCTAACTTATCTTTAACTACCGGATCCTTTATTCCGTTAAAATGGAAAAATACATTTTCGGAATAATACAGACTTGTTAAAAATCCATATCCTTTTTCCGATATTTTCTTCACTCTGCAATAGTCAAGTGGTTCATCTACGATCAAAATAATTCTCCGAAATTCATCTGTAAAATAATGATTCTTAGAAAGAACTCAATAAAATCTTACTCTGAGCTTCAAATTTATTGCGGGAATTATTATTCGGATCAAATAGCAGATAACATATCCCTGATAAACTTGTAGCAATAGAAAATCTTTTAATTCACCTCAAAGATGCGTAATTTTCAATTCTAATTTTGAATGAAGACAATTCATTCCGCTTAACTAATTTATTTAACTTTGTATAAATATAGGATGTATGAATGGCAAATTATAAGATTATTTGGACTAAAATTGACGAAGCACCTGCACTAGCAACTTATTGCTTATTACCGGTTGTTCAAGCCTTTGCAAAGGGAACTGGTATCGAATTTGAAACCAAAGATATTTCACTTGCCGGAAGAATAATTGCAAACTTTCCGGATAAATTAAAAGATGACCAAAAAATTTCGGATTATTTGACGGAGTTAGGTGAACTTGCAAAAACTCCCGATGCTAATATTATAAAGCTTCCGAATATAAGCGCCTCAATACCTCAGCTTCAAGGCGCAATTAAAGAATTACAAAGCCAGGGTTATGATATACCTGATTATCCCGAAGAACCGAAAACGGAAGAAGAAAAACAACTTCAAAAAAGATTTGCAAAAGTTCTTGGTTCTGCCGTAAACCCGGTATTACGCGAAGGTAATGCAGACCGCAGACCGGCAGCTTCGGTTAAAAGATTTGCCCAGAAAAATCCTCACAAAATGATGAAACCTTGGCCGGAATCCGGTTCAAAAGCTCGTGTTGCTCATATGACCGAAAAGGATTTTTATGGGACAGAGAATTCAACTACGGTTAATAAACCTTGCGATGTAAGAATTGAATTTGTGGATAAGAACGGTAACTCGGAAACTCTAAAAGAAAAATTATCTCTCCTTGAAGGTGAAGTTATCGATACTTCTGTAATGAACGTTGCCGCACTAAGGAAATTTTATGCCGAACAAATTGAAGAAGCTAAAAAGGATAATGTATTACTTTCACTTCACTTAAAAGCAACTATGATGAAAATATCCGATCCGATTATGTTCGGTCATGCGGTTTCGGTTTATTTCAAAGATGCTTTAGAAAAACATGCCGTAACATTGAAAGAAATCGGTGCAAATGTTAATAACGGTTTAGCCGATGTGTTGGCAAAGCTTAGTAAACTTCCTGAAGATAAACGTGCCGAAATTGAAGCCGACATTAATAAGGTCTACGAATATCAACCCGAACTTGCAATGGTTGATTCTCGTAAAGGAATTACCAATCTTCATGTCCCGAATGATGTTATAGTGGATGCCTCTATGCCGAATGTCGTTCGTGATGGTGGAAAAATGTGGAATAAAAAAGATGAACTTCAAGACACTATTGCGATGGTGCCCGACAGATGCTACGCAACTATGTATAAAGAAATTATGGAAGATGCCAAAAAGAACGGTCAATTTGATCCGGCTACAATGGGTAATGTTGCAAACGTCGGTCTGATGGCAAAGAAAGCCGAAGAATATGGTTCTCACGATAAAACATTTGAAGCAAAATCAGCAGGCATTATTCGAGTAGTTGATACAGATGGCAATATTCTTCTTAAACAAGATGTTGAGAAAGGTGATATCTTCAGAATGTGTCAAACTAAAGATGAAGCAATTAAAGATTGGGTTAAACTTGCTGTTAAAAGAGCTAAAGCTTCCGGTTCACCGGCAATATTTTGGTTAGATGAAAATCGTGGTCACGATAAGGAAATAATCAAAAAAGTAGATGAGTATTTGCCAGAACATGATACAACCGGATTGGAAATTAAAATCCTTGCACCGGTAGAAGCAATGAAATATACATTACAAAGAGTTCGAAAAGGGCTTGATACAATTTCTGTTACCGGAAATGTTTTACGTGACTATTTAACCGATCTTTTCCCCATATTGGAATTAGGAACGAGTGCTAGAATGCTTTCAATAGTACCATTGTTAAATGGCGGTGGATTGTTTGAAACCGGAGCCGGCGGTTCTGCACCAAAACATGTTCAGCAATTTTTGAAAGAAGGTCACTTACGTTGGGATTCTCTCGGTGAATATTGTGCTTTAGTACCTTCTTTAGAACTCGCTGCCGAAAAAACCGGAAATAAAAAAGCCACAATTCTTGCCGATACGCTCGATAAAGCTGTCGGTAAATATTTGGAAAACGAAAAAGCCCCTTCTCGAAAAGTAAACGAAATAGACAATAGAGGAAGTTCATTTTATTTGACTTTTTACTGGGCTGAAGCACTAGCCGAACAGAATGATGATCAAGAAATGAAAGAAAAATTTACAAGTATTGCTAAACAGTTGAAAGAAAATGAAACCGCAATAAACAATGAATTACTGGCAGCTCAGGGTAAGCCGGTAAATATAGGTGGATATTTTTCACCCGATCCGGTGCTGACCGAAAAGGAAATGAGACCGAGTGCAACACTGAATAATATTATCGATAATATCTAGTGAACTATTATTTTGCATTTGTATTTAATGAAAGGGATTTGCATTTTATTGTAAATCCCTTTTTTCTTGATTATAATTTTTATGAAAGTGCTATCAAATTGCAATGAACTCAAATTATATAGATATGAAAACGAGGGCAAAATGAAAAAAAGTATATTGTCTTTAATCATAATTGTTATCCTTTCAGCGAATGTACTTTATGCGCAAGAGGGCAGACCGCAGTATAAAATCAGAAACGAAAGAGCAGGTGCTTATATCGGTGATATAATTATTGAATTATTTCCTTATGTAGCACCCCTTCACGTTGCAAATTTTGACAGTCTTGTTGCAATATCATTTTATGATAGTACCGCTTGGCATAGAGTAGTCCCTAACTTTGTTATTCAAGGAGGAGACCCGAATTCTAAAAATGGTCCAAGAAATACTTGGGGTGAAGGTGATTCGACTCAAGCAACAGTTCTTGCCGAATTTAGTAAAGTTTCACATAGAATCGGAATTATTGGCGCTGCAAGAGACACTGATATTAACAGTGCGACCTCTCAATTTTATATTAATACTTTTAATAATACCGGATTAGACGGAAACTATACAGCATATGGAGTTGTGGTTGAAGGAATGGATGTTGCTTATGATATTGAAAGTTCTCCTCGTGACGGAAACGATAATCCGCTGGAAAAAATTGAAATGTTTATCTCAAAACTCGGCGTTAATGAAAGTGTTCCGGATGTTCCCGCAATGATAAGTCCCGTTGATGGGTTTAATGGTTTTCAAAGAAACACGAGTATTTCTTGGTCTCAGATCGAGAATGCCGTTTTAACATTTTTAGAAATTGCTCGAGATGAGGCTTTCAATGAAATTGTTTTTGCGGATAGTTTTGCAGTAACCGGAAATGATAATTCAATTATGTATTCAAATGTTGAGTTAGGAGAGAAAACGTACTATTGGAGAGTTCGAAGTAATAACGGAGCTAAGTTTAGTGAATATTCCGATACAAGAAGTTTTGTAACATCAATAGTTCCTCCAATACTTGTTTCACCCGAAAATTCTTCAACAAATATATCGGTAAATCCATTATTAAATTGGGAACCGGTTGAAGGTGCTGTTTCCTATAGAGTTCAAATCGTTCCAACGTTACCGAATTTTGCAGAATCCAGATTAGTTTTTGACGAATCCGGAATAACCGATACAGAAGTTCAAGTTATGGGTTTAAATCCTAACACAAGATATTATTGGAAAGTTGCTTGTGAAACAGATACATATGAAACACCATATTCTGAAGTTTGGTTGTTTACTACAGAAAGTACTAGTAATGTTGAAGACAACCAAGTTCCGACTAAATTTTCTTTATCACAAAATTATCCGAACCCGTTTAATCCGAGTACAACGATAGAATTTACAATACCGAACGTAGGAGACGAATATATTCGTCCCCTACAAACCAAATTAATCGTATATGATATTATTGGACGAGAGATTAAGACATTGGTAAGCGAACATAAAACTCCCGGCTATTATGAAATTAATTTTAATGCTGAAAATCTTTCAAGCGGAATTTATTATTATAAACTTGAATCGGGAGATTTTACCCAAACCCGTAAAATGATTTTATTGAAGTAATCTGATTTAATATTTATCGGAGAAGAAATGACAAAGAAAAATATAGTTACTTTAGTTATAATATTATTCCTCTTCGCTTGCGGAAAGAAGGATGAATTCCCAAGTGTCAACTATACTGATGATCAGCAAAAAGCAACTCTAAAAGTTGAAGGGCATGAAGGGGCAGTCGATATAAAATTAAATTCTATTAATATTGTTAATCCGACAGACTCAATTTTTGCAGCAAGACTCAATTCAGAAATCGATTCATTTTTATTGAGCAAATATTATATCAACGGTACATTTAAAAGTTTTGATGAATTAAAGGATACTTTATATCAAGAGTATAAAGATTTGGTTACAGAATTTCCCGACGTTCGCTACGTCTATTCACTTCAAAGAGAAGTGAAAGTTGAAACAGATACTCTCGGAATTTTTTCGATATCAAAATTTGAAATGACATTTTTAGGCGGTGCTCATCCGAATTCTACCTTATTCTATTCAAATTATTCAACGACAAATAATTCCGTAATCACACTGGAAGAGTTAATAATTGATAACGGTATCGAAAAACTTACACAAATTGCCGAGCAAATATTCCGGAAAGAAAAACAATTGGCAAGTGATGCCGATTTAAACGAGGCTGGTTACTGGTTTGAAAATGGGCAATTCAGATTGAATGATAATTTCTTAATTCAAAAGGAAGGGCTTTTGTTTTATTACAATAATTATGAAATAACTGCTTATGCTGTTGGTCCGACAGAATTATTTATTCCTTATAATGATTTTAATAACTTGATTAAAGAAGATAGTCCATTGAGAGTATTTCTTCATTAATTTACAGTTGAGATTGGATCATGAAAGAATTACTTAATAAACTTATTTTCCTATTCCTTATAAGTATAGCATTTTTATCATGTGAGTTGGTTGATACTCCAATCGAACCAGATGATCCTATCCCGACAAGAAATATCCGATATGTTGTGGGGATGACAAGTTCTTCGAATAATTCAAGTCCGGTGATTAATTATACAAATAATATCGGTGGAACAACTGAACTACGAGCTTCCAGTTTAGATTTAACTGTTGCAATAGACAGCGGATCAGTTATTAATCTTTCTGCTTCTTGCAGCGGTTTTTATTCACCTATAACAAGAAATGCATTCGCTTCGGTTGATGTAAAAATATTTCTTGCCGATTCACTTCTCGCTGATAGTCTTAATTCACAATCCTCAACGTTCGGAAACGTTAATGCAAGTGCTACGCTCACGATCCAGGTTGATTAATAAAATAAACTCAAATTTAGCAGGTGATAATTAGTGGAAAGTATATACAGCAGAAATTTATTTTTCGCACTGCTTCTATCAGTATTGCTGCTTGTTTCATGTTCTACTCATAATCTTATTCAATGCCCCGAAGGTCTCACTCAGTACAATAAGGCAACTCTCTATTTTGGAACTTCATTTCCCGGCGGGATAATATCAGATGAACAATGGCAACAATTTCTTGATGAAGTTGTAACTCCAAATCTACCGGAAGGAATGACTGTTATCGATACATATGGTCAATGGCTCAGACCGGATAAATTGATAGTTAAAGAACCCGGCAAAGTTATAATTCATTTATATCCTTACGAGGAGAATAAGTCAGATAAGATTCAAGCGGTGATTGACGGATTTAAAGAAATGTTCAAAGCACAATCCGTAATTTGGGAAGAGGAAATTGTTTGTGCTTCCTTTTAAGAATATATTAAAGTCATTCTATAAACAAATTCATGTCGTAACTATCTCTACCTAAAAATTATTTTGGAATTTATGATTTGTCATTTTTGTTTTAATTAATTTCGAGAAGATAATTCTGAGGACAATGTGAAAAGGATATTCGGCTTTCTATCAATTTTATTTGTAATTGTTCTTTCAAACTCCGCACAAGAAAGTTCTAACGATAACACAAAATATCCGGTTATACTTGAAAGAGATACGCTTTTCTATATTGATAAAGGTATTGGAGAATTTAGCGCGAGTAAACGCGCTGCTGAAATAAATAATTCGCTTTCAAAAATTGCTGAAGACGAGAACCTCAGACTCGATTCGGTTCGAATAGTGGACCAAGGCGATCACCTTCTTCTAACTATTGATAGTAAGGTTGTTATGGGGTTCTATTATTTTGATAATCCCGATACATCAATTACAATTGACTCTTTGGCAGCTCAATATGCGGATATAATAGTCGCAAAAATTAAAAAGGAAAGAAAAAATTATGCACAGGATAAAATTCTTAAAAATGCAATCATCACATTAGTTTATCTGCTTGCACTCGGTTTGTCTCTATGGTTATTAAGTTTCTTATTCCCCAAAATCACCAAAAGAATTGAAACACTTGACGAATCATTAAGTGATAGAATAGTAATTAAGAATAAAAAAATTATCAAGCATGAATATCTAATTAAGACTCTTAAGGTTTTATCAACCGGGTTAAGGTTTGCGCTAACTCTATTTTTTATTTATCTCTTTTTCTTAAAAACATCAGAGCTATGGCCATTCATTAGTAATCTCAATATACAGCCGATAATTAAAGGAATAGCATTATTTATTTTTTATACCGCTCTAGCATATTCAATAATCAAAGGAATAAATGCATTTGTAGTATATCTTACTACTCAATATCAAAGTTGGAAAGGAATAAAAATTAAGTCGGTGAAAATCCGTTCCTTCGAAATACTCTCAGCCGATAGAACAGTTGAAATACTTTTATTTTTTACTCGGGTTGCACGATTTGTTCTATTCGGAATATTATTTTACATGTATATCACAATTGTCTTCAGTCTGTTTGATTTTACAGAGACATGGGCTGAGACCTTATTAAGTTACATCCTAGATCCTCTTACTGTTGCACTTACTTCATTTCTGAAATTCTTGCCTAATTTGTTTTTTATAATAGTTCTCTCATTTGTTTTTTCATACTTGATAAAATTTGTGAAGGTGATATTTAATGAGATCGATAAAGGTAATTTGGAGATTCCGGGATTCTATAGGGAATGGGCAATCCCAACTTTTAAAATAGTTCGTTTCTTAATTTTAATTTTAGCAGCTATTGTAATCTTCCCATATTTGCCCGGTTCAGACTCTCCATTTTTTCAAGGGATTTCAGTTTTCCTAGGTATTCTTTTTTCATTCGGTTCATCATCCGCAATTGCGAATATGGTTTCGGGAATTGTAATTACTTACATGCGTCCATTTAAAATAGGAGATAGAGTTAAAATTGCAGAAACAATGGGAGATGTAATCGAAAAAACTTTGTTAGTTACAAGAATTCAAACCACTAAGAATGTCGATATTACAATTCCGAACGCAATGGTACTTGGAAGTCATATTATTAATTTCAGTTCCTCTGCTGCTGAAAAGGGTTTGATACTTCATACAACAGTAACAATCGGTTATGATGCTCCGTGGAAGAAGGTTCATGAACTTTTAATTTCGGCTTGTAACGAAAATGAATTTATTCTCAAAGATCCGAAACCATTTGTACTTCAGACAAGTTTGGATGATTTTTATGTTTCATATGAACTAAATGCTTATACGCGTCATCCGGAGCGAATGGCATCTATTTATTCATTGCTTCATGCGGCGATTCAAGATAAGTTTAATGAAGCCGGTGTTGAAATTATGTCACCGCATTATGGAGCAATGCGTGATGGCAACCAAACAACAATTCCGGAAGATTATCTCCCTAAAGATTACAAAGCCCCGTCATTTAAAATATTTGGGCAGAATCTTTTTGGTAAGTAAAATCAATCAAATAATAAATTTTTGTTGAAAATATTTGCTATAAGGATAAATCTTTCCGGACTTTGCTGCGTCTAAAACTTGGATAAACTACATTCATTCATAAAAAAGGAACAAAAATGAAAAAGAATTCATTTTTTCTCTTTGTACTAACTCTCCTTCTTTTCACAGCAATTATTAAAGCACAAAACATTTCCGAAATTGAAATTCCATACACAAAATATGTGCTTGATAATGGACTGACATTAATTGTTCATGAAGACCACAAAGCACCTATTGTTGCGGTAAATATTTGGTATCATGTCGGCTCAAAAAACGAAAAGGTTGGGAAGACCGGTTTTGCTCACTTATTTGAACATCTTATGTTCAACGGAAGTGAGAATTTTGACGATGACTATTTTCAAGTTATGGAAAGAGTCGGCGCTACCGATTTAAACGGAACTACAAGTAATGATAGAACAAACTATTTCCAAAATGTACCGGTTTCTGCGGTCGATTTAGCATTGTGGATGGAATCCGATAGGATGGGACATTTGCTTGGTGCTGTAACACAAGAAAAACTTGATGAACAACGCGGTGTTGTTCAAAATGAAAAACGGCAAGGTGAAAATCAACCTTATGCAGTTGCTTGGGAATTAATCACAAAAGGAACATATCCGGCCGGTCATCCGTATTCATGGTCTGTTATCGGTTCGATGGAAGATTTGGATGCCGCAACTTTAGAAGATGTTCATGAATGGTTTAAAACTTATTACGGTGCGGCGAACGCAGTTTTAGTTGTAGCCGGTGATATTACACCCGAAGTGGCAAAAGAAAAAGTTGAAAAATATTTTGGTGACATTCCTGCCGGTCCGCCGATTGCAAAATACGATACATGGGTTGCAAAAATGGAAGGATCGAAAAGACAAATTGTTCAAGACAGAGTTCCTCAAGCTAGAGTTTATAAAGTATGGAATGTACCGGAATGGGGTAATGAAGAATTAGCTTATCTTGATTTGGCAAGCGATGTTTTAGCCTCGGGCAAATCTTCTCGTTTGTACAAAAAATTAGTTTATGAAGATCAAATAGCCACGGATGTTGCAGCTTATTATTCTCCGGGTGAAATAGGTAGTCAATTTAATATTCACGCAACTGTTAAACCGAATGGCGATTTAGCAGAAGTTGAAAAAGCAATTGACGAAGTATTAGCCAAATTCTTGCAAGAGGGACCAACTGAAGAAGAATTGCAGAGAGTAAAAACCAAACATGTTGCAAACTTTGTTCGTGGTATTGAAAGGATTGGCGGGTTTGGCGGTAAATCCGATATTCTTGCACAATCTCAAGTTTTCGGAGAAAATCCTGATCATTATAAAATATATTTGGGTTATGTAGTTCATGCAACGGTAAAAGATATTAAAGATGCTTCGGTAAAATGGTTAAGTGATGGTGTATATATTTTAGAAGTTCATCCGTTTCCAAATTATCAAGAACTTGCGGTTGGTGCTGATAGATCAAAACTTCCCGAGACCGGAACTCCTCCGGATGTATCTTTCCCGGAAATTCAGACAGCAACTTTATCAAATGGTTTGAAGGTAATGCTTGCTCAAAGATCTTCTGTTCCATTAGTTAATTTGAGTTTATTGGTTGATGCCGGTTATGCTGCAGATCAATTTGCGATTCCCGGTACCGCCGGATTAGCTATGGCTATGCTTGATGAAGGAACAGCAAAATTAAAATCCCTTGAGATTAGTGACATGTTGGATAATCTTGGTGCGAATCTTGGCACCAATTCTAATTTGGATATGTCATTTGTCAACATGTCCTCTCTGAAAGAAAAACTAGATCTCTCGCTTGAATTGTATGCCGATGTAATTCTTAACCCGTCATTTCCCGAATCTGAATTAGATAGATTAAAGAAAGAAAAAATTGCACAGATTCAGAGAGAGAAATCAAATCCTGTTCAAATGGGATTAAGAACATTTCCCGGACTTATTTATGGTAAGGATCATGCTTACGGTTTACCTTTCAGTGGAACAGGTTACGAAGAAACCGTAGTAAAAATTCAACGGGATGATTTGGTAAAATTTCACGAAACATGGTTCAAACCCAATAATGCCACAATTATAGCTACAGGTGATATTTCTATGGCAGAGTTATTGCCAAAATTAGAAAAACATTTTAGTGATTGGGAAGAAGGAACGGTTCCAAAGAAGAATATTAGCGAGGTTAAAAGTGTAGAAAAGCCGGTTGTTTACATGATGAACAAAACCGGTGCTCCGCAATCAATTATTTTTTCCGGTCATCTTGTACCAGGAAGAGGAGTAGAAAATAATCTTGAAATAGAAACAATGAATGACATTCTTGGCGGAAGTTTTACTTCAAGAATTAATATGAATTTACGCGAAGATAAACATTGGTCTTACGGTTCGCAAAGTTTAATCCTTGGTGCGCGTGGTCAACGTCCTTTCATTGTATTTGCAATGGTACAATCTGACAAAACCAAAGAATCTTTTGCTGAAGTTTTGAGAGAGGTTAAGGAATTTACTAGCACTACTCCAGCTACAGAAGATGAACTCAATAAAATAAAACTTAATAATACTTTAGGTTTACCGGGTAGTTGGGAGACAAATAATTCTGTCGGTAATTCACTTGCTGATATTGTTCGCTACGATCTTCCTATGGATTACTTTAGCACATACAGCAGCCGAGTGAAAAATCTCAATCTTAATGAAGTTCAGGACGCTGCAAAACAAACTCTTAACGCCGACAATCTTGTTTGGATTGTTGTTGGTGATAAAACTCAATACGAAGAAAAACTTAAGGAGTTTGGATATGATATTCATGAAATTGACGTAGATGGAAACATTATTGATAAAGAACTCAAAACACCGACTAAAACTGAAACTCCAAAAACTTCTGAGTAATCCGTTATTGGTAAAGAATCCTTTAATTAATGCCCCGAGAATTATCGGGGCATTTTTTTTTAATTCATCAAAATAATTGGTTTTACACTTGGTTAAATTAGGCAGCTTATAAATCTATTTCACTTTATTGTATATCAATATTTCTCCTACTGGTCTTCTTACACTAATGGCTTGAGGATAAGAATCTACATACCCGATGCGAGCAATAAATTGTAATACTCCGGGTAAACACAATTTATTGTTTGCAGATTTTTCAAAATTATCTTCTTCTATCAATTGATTCATCGGATGAAAACCGATCATTAATTCTGTGCATTTAAGATTCAGCTTTTGGTATATCCTCCCGGTTTCAATCCACTTTTGC
It contains:
- a CDS encoding peptidylprolyl isomerase; this translates as MKKSILSLIIIVILSANVLYAQEGRPQYKIRNERAGAYIGDIIIELFPYVAPLHVANFDSLVAISFYDSTAWHRVVPNFVIQGGDPNSKNGPRNTWGEGDSTQATVLAEFSKVSHRIGIIGAARDTDINSATSQFYINTFNNTGLDGNYTAYGVVVEGMDVAYDIESSPRDGNDNPLEKIEMFISKLGVNESVPDVPAMISPVDGFNGFQRNTSISWSQIENAVLTFLEIARDEAFNEIVFADSFAVTGNDNSIMYSNVELGEKTYYWRVRSNNGAKFSEYSDTRSFVTSIVPPILVSPENSSTNISVNPLLNWEPVEGAVSYRVQIVPTLPNFAESRLVFDESGITDTEVQVMGLNPNTRYYWKVACETDTYETPYSEVWLFTTESTSNVEDNQVPTKFSLSQNYPNPFNPSTTIEFTIPNVGDEYIRPLQTKLIVYDIIGREIKTLVSEHKTPGYYEINFNAENLSSGIYYYKLESGDFTQTRKMILLK
- a CDS encoding DUF3298 domain-containing protein — translated: MTKKNIVTLVIILFLFACGKKDEFPSVNYTDDQQKATLKVEGHEGAVDIKLNSINIVNPTDSIFAARLNSEIDSFLLSKYYINGTFKSFDELKDTLYQEYKDLVTEFPDVRYVYSLQREVKVETDTLGIFSISKFEMTFLGGAHPNSTLFYSNYSTTNNSVITLEELIIDNGIEKLTQIAEQIFRKEKQLASDADLNEAGYWFENGQFRLNDNFLIQKEGLLFYYNNYEITAYAVGPTELFIPYNDFNNLIKEDSPLRVFLH
- a CDS encoding DUF3574 domain-containing protein, coding for MESIYSRNLFFALLLSVLLLVSCSTHNLIQCPEGLTQYNKATLYFGTSFPGGIISDEQWQQFLDEVVTPNLPEGMTVIDTYGQWLRPDKLIVKEPGKVIIHLYPYEENKSDKIQAVIDGFKEMFKAQSVIWEEEIVCASF
- a CDS encoding hydrogenase, producing MDINIKYKYSRNLIRYGIILFILGLITGFLIPALENPRMGLSSHLEGTLNGMLLVIFGVIWVRLNLSDRAQKYAFNLALFGTYINWFTTLMAALWGAGSEMMPIAGGGLQGSDIQEILIKIGLISLSIAILASSGIILYGTRGNEPKY
- a CDS encoding mechanosensitive ion channel family protein, giving the protein MKRIFGFLSILFVIVLSNSAQESSNDNTKYPVILERDTLFYIDKGIGEFSASKRAAEINNSLSKIAEDENLRLDSVRIVDQGDHLLLTIDSKVVMGFYYFDNPDTSITIDSLAAQYADIIVAKIKKERKNYAQDKILKNAIITLVYLLALGLSLWLLSFLFPKITKRIETLDESLSDRIVIKNKKIIKHEYLIKTLKVLSTGLRFALTLFFIYLFFLKTSELWPFISNLNIQPIIKGIALFIFYTALAYSIIKGINAFVVYLTTQYQSWKGIKIKSVKIRSFEILSADRTVEILLFFTRVARFVLFGILFYMYITIVFSLFDFTETWAETLLSYILDPLTVALTSFLKFLPNLFFIIVLSFVFSYLIKFVKVIFNEIDKGNLEIPGFYREWAIPTFKIVRFLILILAAIVIFPYLPGSDSPFFQGISVFLGILFSFGSSSAIANMVSGIVITYMRPFKIGDRVKIAETMGDVIEKTLLVTRIQTTKNVDITIPNAMVLGSHIINFSSSAAEKGLILHTTVTIGYDAPWKKVHELLISACNENEFILKDPKPFVLQTSLDDFYVSYELNAYTRHPERMASIYSLLHAAIQDKFNEAGVEIMSPHYGAMRDGNQTTIPEDYLPKDYKAPSFKIFGQNLFGK
- a CDS encoding NADP-dependent isocitrate dehydrogenase, giving the protein MANYKIIWTKIDEAPALATYCLLPVVQAFAKGTGIEFETKDISLAGRIIANFPDKLKDDQKISDYLTELGELAKTPDANIIKLPNISASIPQLQGAIKELQSQGYDIPDYPEEPKTEEEKQLQKRFAKVLGSAVNPVLREGNADRRPAASVKRFAQKNPHKMMKPWPESGSKARVAHMTEKDFYGTENSTTVNKPCDVRIEFVDKNGNSETLKEKLSLLEGEVIDTSVMNVAALRKFYAEQIEEAKKDNVLLSLHLKATMMKISDPIMFGHAVSVYFKDALEKHAVTLKEIGANVNNGLADVLAKLSKLPEDKRAEIEADINKVYEYQPELAMVDSRKGITNLHVPNDVIVDASMPNVVRDGGKMWNKKDELQDTIAMVPDRCYATMYKEIMEDAKKNGQFDPATMGNVANVGLMAKKAEEYGSHDKTFEAKSAGIIRVVDTDGNILLKQDVEKGDIFRMCQTKDEAIKDWVKLAVKRAKASGSPAIFWLDENRGHDKEIIKKVDEYLPEHDTTGLEIKILAPVEAMKYTLQRVRKGLDTISVTGNVLRDYLTDLFPILELGTSARMLSIVPLLNGGGLFETGAGGSAPKHVQQFLKEGHLRWDSLGEYCALVPSLELAAEKTGNKKATILADTLDKAVGKYLENEKAPSRKVNEIDNRGSSFYLTFYWAEALAEQNDDQEMKEKFTSIAKQLKENETAINNELLAAQGKPVNIGGYFSPDPVLTEKEMRPSATLNNIIDNI